Proteins from a single region of Geothrix sp. PMB-07:
- a CDS encoding sensor histidine kinase yields the protein MGTESLKHSEGRTIRLWLWLLSGFYLAVGLSGWLPLGWRAADSGVLYLAYLGAKSVIECLLVFWAAQRLGLNPRLRRSLRITGCAFALSAFNALWLIPSEAGWLRPASASLAALVAFSTYLLGLAGILWMPTRKTRQSAWWEFLFDLAAAVMGLSVALALVITMPQVVAAADPVTRTYNLAYGGAQTLMLIGLNVLVLRGAAHPSRRAFWLFVTMVFLNLFTLVVYQLESSGGTKAAYPFGDLLNGLTSVCTLWTAAAFRFDPIREDDQAPGPDWFSTFNPLPLMATAGIALLLLYGAFVPGSWNLRLLVPVMVLQVVFILARLFLTSRENARLHREEALHHKQRQEEKVAAVRRLAGGMAHWYNNLLTAVVGRAEMGSATTGLDPSLREGFKVILEAADRAGRLTHQLLSYGGGSFLSLQDCELGEAVRCMGDRLVPTLPSNISLQVATGNDPLLVPVDLPRLESVVRELAMNAVAAMPQGGNLRITARQEQVRIPMEACPLPVGKGARAVIEVVDTGIGIPPHQVALLFDPFFTTQPMHAAAGLGLAEVFGVVAEHGGGLTVQSTPGLGTRFAIYLPLKG from the coding sequence ATGGGAACGGAGTCCCTGAAGCACAGCGAAGGACGAACCATCCGGCTTTGGCTTTGGCTCCTTTCCGGTTTCTATCTGGCAGTGGGTTTGTCCGGCTGGCTCCCTTTGGGATGGCGCGCGGCAGACAGTGGGGTGCTCTACCTGGCCTACCTGGGCGCCAAGAGCGTCATCGAATGCCTGCTCGTGTTCTGGGCGGCCCAGCGCCTCGGTCTCAACCCGAGGTTGCGACGATCCTTGCGCATCACCGGCTGTGCCTTCGCCCTGAGCGCCTTCAATGCCCTTTGGCTCATTCCCAGCGAGGCCGGGTGGCTCCGGCCGGCGTCCGCCTCCCTGGCGGCCCTGGTGGCCTTCTCCACCTACCTCCTGGGGCTGGCGGGCATTCTCTGGATGCCCACTCGAAAGACACGTCAGTCCGCATGGTGGGAGTTTCTCTTCGACCTGGCCGCCGCAGTGATGGGCCTGTCGGTGGCCCTGGCCCTGGTGATCACCATGCCTCAGGTGGTGGCCGCGGCGGATCCGGTCACCCGGACCTACAACCTGGCGTATGGAGGGGCCCAGACCCTCATGCTCATCGGACTGAATGTCCTGGTGCTGCGGGGGGCCGCCCACCCGAGCCGCCGCGCCTTCTGGCTCTTCGTCACCATGGTGTTCCTGAACCTCTTCACGCTGGTGGTGTACCAGTTGGAATCATCAGGCGGAACGAAGGCGGCATATCCCTTTGGGGATTTGTTGAATGGATTGACTTCGGTATGCACCCTCTGGACCGCGGCAGCCTTCCGGTTCGATCCCATTCGCGAAGACGACCAGGCCCCGGGGCCGGACTGGTTCTCCACCTTCAACCCGCTGCCGCTGATGGCCACCGCGGGCATCGCCCTGCTGCTGCTCTACGGAGCCTTTGTCCCCGGCAGCTGGAACCTTCGCCTGCTGGTTCCGGTCATGGTTCTCCAGGTGGTTTTCATCCTGGCCCGGCTCTTCCTCACCTCCAGGGAGAACGCGCGGCTTCACCGGGAGGAGGCTCTCCACCATAAACAAAGGCAGGAGGAAAAGGTGGCTGCGGTACGGCGCCTGGCGGGTGGCATGGCCCACTGGTACAACAACCTGCTGACAGCCGTCGTGGGCCGGGCCGAAATGGGCTCGGCCACCACGGGCCTTGATCCCTCACTCCGGGAGGGTTTCAAGGTCATCCTTGAAGCTGCTGACCGCGCCGGACGTCTCACCCATCAGCTCCTGTCCTATGGAGGCGGGTCCTTCCTCTCCCTCCAAGATTGCGAGCTCGGTGAAGCCGTGCGCTGCATGGGTGATCGCCTGGTGCCCACCCTGCCTTCAAACATCTCCCTCCAGGTAGCCACCGGGAACGATCCCCTGCTGGTTCCGGTGGACCTGCCCCGTTTGGAATCCGTGGTGCGCGAACTGGCGATGAATGCAGTGGCAGCCATGCCCCAGGGCGGCAACCTCCGGATCACCGCCCGTCAGGAGCAGGTCCGGATTCCCATGGAGGCCTGTCCGCTGCCGGTGGGGAAGGGCGCCCGCGCGGTGATCGAGGTGGTCGATACGGGTATCGGCATCCCCCCGCACCAGGTGGCCCTCCTTTTTGATCCATTCTTCACCACCCAGCCCATGCACGCCGCGGCGGGGCTGGGCCTGGCCGAGGTGTTCGGCGTGGTGGCGGAGCATGGCGGCGGTCTTACCGTTCAGAGCACACCGGGGCTGGGCACCCGTTTTGCCATCTACCTTCCGCTGAAAGGCTGA
- a CDS encoding CapA family protein has translation MRSSVPGGALGLALLMGLTLGIFGCRAKPKPAPPAPITLSLVAVGDIMMHQDVKAAATRDLAGFPALWADLVPLFQGADLAFGNLETPVAPATGRPGVPFQFNAPETLPSALRASGFTVLSTANNHAFDQGAKGVRETLERLHAERLVAVGSGLDQAQAESLQIVERQGVRVAFLGFTDIFNLDLNHRATEPWVRPLDLEPALQAVREARTRAELVVVSIHWGNEYQHQPTKRQKDIAQALVAAGCDVLLGHHPHVLQPMELLDVEGRKALVAYSLGNFISNQDRMYRADLFPVAGGDSRDGAALKVRFEGRRQADGRVHMGLAQVETEPLWTENNWGASSGQRSIRVIRVASAEARVRAELDHLNEPRVGAPPPLDDATRRKVILEKQEYLRTLLLRRQRIANILGEAFVLQGIPAPVGTQAH, from the coding sequence ATGCGTTCGTCCGTTCCAGGCGGGGCCCTGGGCCTGGCTCTGTTGATGGGCCTGACCCTGGGCATCTTCGGCTGCCGCGCCAAACCCAAACCGGCACCACCGGCCCCCATCACCCTCAGCCTGGTCGCCGTCGGCGACATCATGATGCACCAGGATGTGAAGGCAGCCGCGACCAGGGATCTCGCCGGGTTTCCGGCCCTCTGGGCCGACCTGGTGCCCCTGTTCCAGGGAGCTGATCTGGCCTTCGGCAACCTGGAAACACCGGTGGCGCCCGCGACAGGACGGCCTGGAGTCCCCTTCCAATTCAACGCCCCGGAAACCCTTCCCTCGGCCCTCAGGGCCAGCGGTTTCACGGTGCTGTCCACGGCCAACAACCACGCCTTCGACCAGGGCGCCAAAGGTGTGCGGGAAACCCTGGAGCGGCTCCACGCCGAGCGGCTGGTGGCGGTGGGCAGCGGCCTGGATCAGGCCCAGGCGGAGAGCCTCCAGATTGTCGAAAGGCAGGGTGTGCGCGTAGCCTTCCTTGGCTTCACCGACATCTTCAACCTGGATCTCAACCATCGCGCCACGGAGCCCTGGGTGCGTCCCCTGGACCTGGAGCCTGCCCTGCAGGCCGTGCGCGAGGCCCGCACCAGGGCAGAGTTGGTGGTGGTCAGCATCCACTGGGGCAACGAATACCAGCACCAGCCGACCAAGCGTCAGAAGGACATCGCCCAGGCTCTCGTGGCAGCAGGTTGTGACGTGCTGTTGGGCCACCATCCCCATGTCCTGCAGCCCATGGAACTGCTGGACGTGGAGGGCCGGAAGGCCCTCGTGGCCTATTCCCTGGGGAATTTCATCAGCAACCAGGACCGCATGTACCGGGCGGATCTCTTCCCCGTGGCTGGGGGCGATAGCCGGGATGGCGCCGCGCTGAAGGTGCGCTTTGAGGGGCGGCGCCAAGCCGATGGCCGCGTCCACATGGGCCTGGCTCAAGTCGAAACAGAACCCCTCTGGACTGAGAACAACTGGGGTGCCTCCTCCGGTCAGCGGAGCATCCGCGTCATCCGGGTGGCCTCGGCCGAAGCCCGCGTTCGGGCAGAGCTGGATCACCTGAACGAGCCTCGGGTCGGGGCGCCACCCCCGCTGGATGACGCGACACGGCGAAAGGTGATTCTGGAGAAGCAGGAGTACCTGCGGACCTTGCTCCTCCGCCGCCAGCGGATCGCCAACATCCTGGGAGAAGCCTTCGTGCTCCAAGGAATCCCGGCCCCAGTCGGCACCCAAGCCCATTAG
- a CDS encoding radical SAM protein — translation MTDLIKAHLDHRRVWRDFDYCYPVISRRSRGVSLGVNLNPDKVCNFDCVYCEVDRLAPPKRKDLDLDQLDRELATLLDLTISGEIYEIPPFNSARPEHRRLNDIAFSGDGEPTTAREFPEVVARVARLKVQRSLELVKLVLITDSSRLQAPEVVRGLDTLMAHEGEIWAKLDAGTEDYYREICRSKVPFERILDNLLATSRRWPMVIQTLFLEWKGRGPDNAEFEAYCQRLEHLQREGGQLQAVQLYTVARPTPEPEARPLRRLEMDAIAANLRSRIPSLPVEVYYGPEEWA, via the coding sequence ATGACAGATCTGATCAAGGCCCACCTGGACCATCGTCGCGTGTGGCGGGATTTCGATTACTGCTATCCCGTCATCTCCCGGCGCAGCCGCGGCGTGAGCCTGGGGGTGAACCTCAACCCCGACAAAGTGTGCAATTTTGACTGTGTGTACTGCGAGGTGGATCGCCTTGCGCCGCCCAAGCGGAAGGATCTGGACCTCGACCAGCTGGACCGGGAGTTGGCCACCCTGCTGGACCTCACGATCAGCGGGGAAATCTACGAGATCCCCCCCTTCAACTCTGCAAGGCCCGAGCACCGGCGCTTGAACGACATCGCCTTCAGTGGAGACGGAGAACCCACCACCGCGCGCGAATTCCCCGAGGTGGTGGCGCGGGTGGCCCGACTCAAGGTCCAACGGAGCCTCGAGCTGGTGAAACTCGTCCTCATCACCGATTCCAGCCGCCTTCAGGCACCGGAAGTGGTCAGGGGTTTGGATACCCTCATGGCCCATGAAGGCGAGATCTGGGCGAAGCTCGACGCCGGCACCGAGGACTACTACCGCGAAATCTGCCGCAGCAAGGTCCCCTTCGAGCGGATTCTCGACAACCTGCTGGCCACCTCCCGGCGCTGGCCCATGGTCATCCAGACCCTGTTCCTCGAATGGAAGGGGCGGGGGCCCGACAACGCGGAGTTCGAGGCCTACTGCCAACGCCTGGAGCACCTCCAGCGGGAGGGTGGGCAGCTGCAGGCGGTGCAACTCTACACCGTGGCACGCCCCACGCCCGAGCCGGAGGCCCGGCCCCTGCGGCGCCTGGAAATGGATGCCATCGCTGCCAACCTGCGGAGCCGCATCCCCAGCCTGCCCGTGGAGGTCTACTACGGCCCGGAGGAATGGGCTTGA
- a CDS encoding acyl-CoA thioesterase encodes MLISREMVLDQDIGLNAALFGGDMMARMDKVAGIAASLLSRNRRFLTVKVSELLFHSPVRAGEIIEFHIAIARQGHTSLTLQIQVEVYDPRSDARRDVTSGEFVMVAVDADLRPEPVLWKPDMVRAAEEAHRTRMGFRADRS; translated from the coding sequence ATGCTGATCTCCCGCGAGATGGTGCTGGATCAGGACATTGGCCTCAATGCCGCGCTGTTCGGCGGTGACATGATGGCCCGCATGGACAAGGTGGCTGGCATCGCGGCCTCGCTGCTTTCCCGCAACCGCCGTTTCCTCACGGTGAAGGTATCGGAACTGCTCTTCCACAGCCCCGTGCGGGCTGGGGAGATCATCGAATTCCACATCGCCATCGCCCGCCAAGGCCACACCAGCCTCACCTTGCAGATCCAGGTCGAGGTCTACGATCCCCGCTCGGATGCGCGCCGTGATGTCACCAGCGGAGAATTCGTCATGGTGGCCGTGGATGCCGACCTGCGCCCGGAGCCCGTCCTGTGGAAACCGGACATGGTCCGCGCCGCCGAGGAAGCCCACCGGACCCGCATGGGATTCCGGGCGGACCGGTCCTGA
- a CDS encoding PepSY-associated TM helix domain-containing protein: protein MTPSTDLRSDARRVAFLRILRRFHAWVGLTGATFGLLFGVTGFLMSHRAVMKIEAGQVEEHKVQIELDQPPPTIEALAHALSAKFGVPLSRMRWRVQAPKAARFGGQQVTAAPQWMVMVSGHAHFARATYLPGNRTVDLERSDANLIEALERMHKAEAGQAGLILLTDCFAGALVFMTLSGTLLWTRLAGPRLLALGLASAGLLALILVASRAW, encoded by the coding sequence ATGACGCCCAGTACAGATCTTCGATCCGACGCCCGCCGGGTGGCGTTTCTGCGGATCCTCCGCCGCTTTCACGCCTGGGTGGGCCTGACGGGAGCTACCTTCGGCCTGCTGTTCGGCGTGACCGGATTCCTCATGAGCCATCGCGCGGTCATGAAGATCGAAGCGGGGCAGGTGGAGGAGCACAAGGTTCAGATCGAACTGGACCAGCCCCCGCCCACCATCGAAGCCCTGGCCCATGCCCTTTCCGCCAAGTTTGGCGTTCCCCTGTCGCGTATGCGCTGGCGGGTGCAGGCACCCAAGGCCGCGCGCTTCGGAGGCCAACAAGTGACCGCTGCGCCTCAATGGATGGTGATGGTGAGCGGCCATGCCCACTTTGCGCGGGCCACCTACCTTCCGGGCAACCGCACAGTGGATCTGGAACGCAGCGACGCCAACCTCATCGAGGCCCTGGAACGCATGCACAAGGCCGAAGCGGGGCAGGCGGGCCTGATTCTTCTGACCGATTGTTTTGCCGGGGCGCTGGTCTTCATGACCCTGAGCGGTACCCTGCTGTGGACGCGGCTGGCCGGGCCGCGCCTGTTGGCCCTGGGCCTGGCGTCGGCGGGGCTGCTGGCCCTCATCCTCGTCGCCTCCCGGGCCTGGTAG
- the sucD gene encoding succinate--CoA ligase subunit alpha: protein MAVLVGNHTKLIVQGITGREGLFHAKGSRDYGTNVVGGVTPGKGGTEIEGFPVFNTVKEAVAKTGANATMIFVPPVGAADAILEALEAGIELIVCITEGIPVLDMVKVKRVLPDYPKSRLIGPNCPGIISPGLAKIGIMPGRIHKQGHVGVVSRSGTLTYEAVGQLTALGIGQSTCIGIGGDPVNGTSHIDALRLFQDDPDTHAIIMIGEIGGSAEEEAAEFVKAYVTKPVVAFIAGQTAPPGRRMGHAGAIISGGKGTAAEKMKALTAAGITVVQSPADMGKALAERLKG, encoded by the coding sequence ATGGCTGTTCTCGTGGGCAACCACACCAAATTGATCGTTCAGGGCATCACTGGCCGCGAAGGCCTCTTTCATGCCAAGGGCTCGCGCGACTACGGCACGAACGTGGTCGGTGGAGTGACTCCCGGCAAGGGCGGTACCGAGATCGAAGGCTTCCCCGTGTTCAACACGGTGAAGGAAGCCGTCGCCAAGACCGGTGCCAACGCCACCATGATCTTCGTGCCTCCCGTGGGCGCGGCGGATGCCATCCTCGAGGCCCTGGAAGCGGGCATCGAGCTCATCGTGTGCATCACCGAGGGCATTCCCGTCCTCGACATGGTGAAGGTCAAGCGCGTCCTGCCCGACTATCCCAAAAGCCGCCTCATCGGCCCCAACTGTCCCGGCATCATCAGCCCTGGTCTGGCCAAGATCGGCATCATGCCCGGCCGCATCCACAAGCAGGGCCACGTGGGCGTCGTCAGCCGCTCCGGCACCCTCACCTATGAAGCCGTGGGCCAGCTCACCGCGCTGGGCATCGGCCAGAGCACCTGCATCGGCATCGGCGGCGATCCCGTCAACGGCACCAGCCACATCGATGCCCTGCGCCTGTTCCAGGACGATCCTGACACGCACGCCATCATCATGATTGGCGAGATCGGCGGCAGCGCCGAGGAGGAAGCCGCCGAGTTCGTGAAGGCCTACGTCACCAAGCCAGTGGTGGCCTTCATTGCCGGTCAGACGGCCCCTCCGGGGCGCCGCATGGGCCACGCCGGCGCCATCATCTCCGGGGGCAAGGGCACCGCCGCCGAGAAGATGAAGGCTCTCACCGCCGCGGGCATCACCGTGGTGCAGAGCCCCGCCGACATGGGCAAGGCCCTGGCCGAGCGCCTCAAAGGCTGA
- the sucC gene encoding ADP-forming succinate--CoA ligase subunit beta, translating into MNIHEYQAKELLRIYKVATPDGKVAQDAEEARMITKEYGGASVVKAQIHAGGRGKGGGVKFATDPDKAAELFKSIFGMQLVTKQTGAEGRKVRTVFISKPVDIARELYLSFLVDRGSSRVTVLASTEGGVEIEEVAEKTPEKIVKIAIDPALGLAGFQARQVAFALGLEGDAFKKGVVFLQNLYKLFVEKDCSMVEINPLVITKDGDVTALDAKIGFDDNALFRHPDVLAYRDLNEEAEEEVEASKFNLNFIKLDGQIGCMVNGAGLAMGTMDIIKYHGGSPANFLDVGGGATEDAVKNAFRIILQDPAVKAVLVNIFGGIMRCDIVAAGIVKAAKEIGIKVPVVVRLEGTNVEEGKQILADSGLNLIVAKDLKHAAEKVVASIS; encoded by the coding sequence ATGAATATCCACGAGTACCAAGCCAAGGAACTGCTTCGGATCTACAAAGTGGCCACCCCGGATGGGAAGGTGGCCCAGGATGCCGAAGAGGCCCGCATGATCACCAAGGAGTACGGTGGCGCCAGCGTGGTGAAGGCCCAGATCCACGCCGGTGGCCGCGGCAAGGGCGGCGGCGTGAAATTCGCGACCGACCCCGACAAGGCGGCGGAGCTCTTCAAGTCCATCTTCGGCATGCAGCTCGTCACCAAGCAGACCGGCGCCGAGGGCCGGAAGGTGCGCACGGTCTTCATCTCGAAGCCTGTGGACATCGCGCGTGAGCTCTACCTGAGTTTCCTGGTGGACCGCGGTTCCAGCCGCGTGACGGTGCTGGCCTCCACAGAAGGCGGCGTGGAGATCGAGGAAGTGGCCGAGAAGACCCCTGAGAAGATCGTGAAGATCGCCATCGACCCGGCCCTGGGCCTCGCCGGCTTCCAGGCCCGCCAGGTGGCCTTCGCCCTGGGCCTCGAGGGCGATGCCTTCAAGAAAGGCGTGGTCTTCCTCCAGAACCTCTACAAGCTCTTCGTGGAGAAGGACTGCTCCATGGTGGAGATCAACCCCCTGGTGATCACCAAAGATGGTGACGTGACGGCCCTCGACGCCAAGATCGGCTTCGACGACAACGCCCTCTTCCGCCATCCCGATGTCCTGGCCTACCGCGACCTCAACGAAGAGGCCGAGGAGGAAGTGGAAGCCAGCAAGTTCAACCTGAACTTCATCAAGCTGGATGGCCAGATCGGCTGCATGGTCAACGGCGCGGGCCTGGCCATGGGCACCATGGACATCATCAAGTACCACGGCGGGTCTCCGGCCAACTTCCTGGATGTCGGCGGCGGAGCCACCGAGGATGCGGTGAAGAACGCCTTCCGCATCATCCTGCAGGATCCGGCCGTGAAGGCGGTGCTGGTGAACATCTTCGGCGGCATCATGCGCTGCGACATCGTGGCGGCGGGCATCGTGAAGGCCGCGAAGGAGATCGGCATCAAGGTACCCGTGGTGGTGCGCCTGGAAGGCACCAACGTCGAAGAGGGCAAGCAGATCCTCGCGGACAGCGGCCTGAACCTCATCGTCGCCAAGGATCTGAAGCACGCCGCCGAGAAGGTGGTTGCCTCCATCAGTTAA
- a CDS encoding type IV pilus twitching motility protein PilT: protein MAQLDRLLTHVIARAGSRLELKADRKPRLELKSGETVDLLPNPLPAVMVDVLAGDVVPAELKATWQKDGAAEFDYDLSGQSFRIKLSRYMDTPQILAEHQGLSTAPAPKAPTPVEAAPGPKVQLSPTPAPAAAAEPIPTETPRPVAPEPRHPAPEPTRPLPRPPRSHSHPLAEKLFAALLERKGSDLHCTTHEPPLARIHGDMKELDGFGPMDASTLLEMMESLATPAVWQRFEEHNDADFAYAYEAGGCRLRVNFFHDRVGPGLVCRVIPNQLPDPDRLGLPDPVRRLATLAKGLVLVTGPTGSGKSTTLAAIVDIANQKRKDHILTIEDPIEFVHPRKGCLVNQREVGTHTDSFKTGLRAALREDPDVVLVGEMRDLETIAIALETAVTGHLVFGTLHTSSAIGTIDRIVDQFPADRQQQIRVMLADSLKCVISQVLFKRIGGGRVAALETLFITPAIANLIREGKNFQIASAMQTGRSYGQRLMNDAIIDLIQAKKVEPMEAYLKCPDKESFIASCKRAGIPFDLRLGEAEL, encoded by the coding sequence ATGGCCCAGTTAGACCGTCTGCTCACCCACGTCATCGCCCGAGCCGGCAGCCGTCTGGAACTGAAAGCCGACCGGAAGCCCCGGCTGGAGCTGAAATCCGGGGAGACTGTGGACCTGCTGCCCAATCCCCTGCCCGCGGTGATGGTGGACGTTCTTGCCGGGGACGTGGTGCCTGCGGAGCTCAAGGCCACCTGGCAAAAGGATGGCGCGGCGGAATTCGACTACGACCTCTCCGGCCAGAGCTTTCGCATCAAGCTGAGCCGCTACATGGACACGCCGCAGATCCTGGCGGAGCACCAAGGTCTCTCGACCGCGCCTGCGCCCAAGGCTCCAACCCCAGTGGAAGCGGCCCCCGGCCCGAAGGTTCAGCTCTCCCCGACACCCGCCCCTGCGGCGGCTGCCGAGCCCATTCCCACGGAAACGCCCCGCCCTGTTGCCCCGGAGCCAAGGCATCCCGCACCGGAGCCAACGCGTCCGCTGCCACGGCCGCCCCGTTCCCACAGCCATCCCCTCGCCGAGAAGCTGTTTGCGGCCCTGTTGGAGCGCAAGGGTTCAGACCTGCACTGCACCACCCACGAACCACCCCTGGCGCGCATCCACGGCGACATGAAAGAGCTGGATGGGTTCGGCCCCATGGACGCCTCGACCCTGCTGGAGATGATGGAATCCCTGGCCACGCCAGCGGTCTGGCAGCGCTTCGAGGAACACAACGATGCGGATTTCGCCTATGCCTACGAGGCCGGCGGCTGCCGCCTCCGCGTGAACTTCTTCCACGACCGCGTAGGCCCTGGCCTGGTCTGCCGGGTCATCCCCAACCAGCTGCCCGATCCCGACCGCCTGGGCCTGCCTGATCCCGTGCGCCGGTTGGCCACCCTGGCCAAAGGCCTGGTGCTGGTGACCGGCCCCACCGGCAGCGGCAAGTCCACCACCCTGGCGGCCATCGTCGATATCGCCAACCAGAAACGGAAGGATCACATCCTCACCATCGAGGATCCCATCGAGTTCGTGCATCCACGCAAAGGCTGCCTGGTGAACCAGCGGGAGGTGGGCACCCACACGGACAGCTTCAAGACGGGCCTGCGGGCGGCCCTGCGCGAGGATCCCGACGTGGTGCTGGTGGGCGAGATGCGCGATCTGGAAACCATCGCCATCGCCCTGGAAACGGCGGTGACGGGCCACCTGGTCTTCGGCACCCTGCACACCAGCAGCGCCATCGGCACCATCGACCGCATCGTCGACCAGTTCCCCGCGGACCGGCAGCAGCAGATCCGGGTGATGCTGGCGGATTCCCTCAAGTGCGTGATCAGCCAAGTGCTCTTCAAGCGCATCGGCGGCGGACGCGTGGCCGCCCTGGAAACGCTCTTCATCACCCCCGCCATCGCCAACCTCATCCGCGAAGGCAAGAATTTCCAGATCGCCAGCGCCATGCAGACGGGCCGCAGCTATGGCCAGCGCCTCATGAACGACGCCATCATCGACCTGATCCAGGCCAAGAAGGTGGAGCCCATGGAGGCCTACCTGAAGTGCCCCGACAAGGAATCCTTTATCGCCTCCTGCAAGCGGGCGGGCATCCCCTTCGACTTGCGCCTGGGCGAAGCGGAACTCTGA
- a CDS encoding polyprenyl synthetase family protein has translation MSRLDLARYFLPIAPKLAGVEAELQRILQSDVEVVEKLADHVRGGQGKRLRPALVMLSSRFCGVQNDDDVRFGAVFELIHTATLVHDDVIDHAQLRRGMPTLNRLWGNTLTVLFGDVLYLVAMGEAIACRSWRMMEIFAEVTTRMIEGELIQNDVLFKLDTSRKDYFDIQERKTALLFSGCTETGAVLTGRSVADCVAMRGYGLEVGRAFQLIDDLLDYTATSDQLGKPAFSDLREGKLTLPMLTLLEKAPDEVRPMIRTIWDRGEEVPIPEAEEVKLRALIEKHQALAETRELALTASRNAVAHINGMTGDGATGELLRDIPEALLSRSM, from the coding sequence TTGAGCCGACTGGACCTCGCCCGTTACTTCTTGCCCATCGCCCCCAAATTGGCGGGCGTGGAGGCGGAGCTGCAGCGCATCCTGCAAAGCGATGTGGAGGTGGTCGAGAAGCTGGCCGATCATGTGCGGGGCGGGCAGGGCAAGCGTCTGCGGCCGGCCCTGGTGATGCTCTCTTCGCGTTTTTGCGGTGTGCAGAACGACGATGATGTCCGCTTCGGGGCTGTGTTCGAGTTAATTCACACCGCCACCCTGGTGCACGACGATGTCATTGACCACGCCCAGCTCCGCCGGGGCATGCCCACCCTCAACCGGCTCTGGGGCAATACGCTCACGGTGCTTTTTGGCGACGTTCTTTACCTGGTTGCGATGGGCGAGGCCATCGCCTGCCGCAGCTGGCGAATGATGGAGATTTTCGCTGAAGTCACCACGAGGATGATCGAGGGCGAGCTCATTCAGAACGATGTGCTCTTCAAGCTCGACACCAGCCGCAAGGACTACTTCGACATCCAGGAGCGCAAGACAGCCCTGCTGTTCAGCGGCTGCACCGAGACCGGCGCAGTGCTGACCGGCCGCAGCGTGGCGGATTGCGTGGCCATGCGGGGCTATGGACTGGAAGTTGGCCGCGCCTTCCAGCTCATCGATGACCTGCTGGATTACACCGCCACCAGCGACCAGCTGGGTAAGCCCGCCTTCAGCGATCTGCGCGAAGGCAAGCTGACCCTGCCCATGCTCACCTTGCTGGAGAAGGCGCCCGACGAAGTTAGGCCCATGATCCGCACCATCTGGGATCGCGGCGAGGAAGTGCCCATTCCCGAAGCGGAAGAGGTCAAACTCCGGGCCCTCATCGAGAAGCACCAGGCCCTGGCGGAGACCCGCGAGCTGGCCCTCACGGCCTCCCGCAATGCCGTGGCTCACATCAACGGCATGACCGGCGATGGGGCCACAGGCGAGTTGCTCCGCGATATCCCCGAGGCACTGCTGTCACGCAGCATGTGA
- a CDS encoding YajQ family cyclic di-GMP-binding protein, producing MASECSFDVVCKVDLDEVKNALAQAMKEIGQRYDFKGSVSKIELKDDKVLVLTSDDEVKLKAVIDVLQTKLHKRGVSIRSMEYGKIEPAAKGTVRQEVTIQQGIPVEKAKGLIKAVKDAKIKVQASIQGDQLRVSGKSRDDLQEVIALFKKDDQGLDLQFTNYRG from the coding sequence ATGGCCAGTGAATGCTCGTTTGATGTCGTCTGCAAAGTGGACCTGGATGAGGTCAAGAACGCCTTGGCCCAGGCCATGAAGGAAATCGGCCAGCGTTACGACTTCAAGGGCTCGGTCTCCAAGATCGAACTGAAGGACGACAAGGTGCTGGTGCTCACCAGTGATGACGAGGTGAAGCTCAAGGCCGTCATCGACGTGCTGCAGACCAAGCTGCACAAGCGCGGCGTCAGCATCCGCAGCATGGAATACGGCAAGATCGAGCCCGCCGCCAAAGGCACCGTGCGCCAGGAGGTGACCATCCAGCAGGGCATCCCTGTCGAGAAGGCCAAGGGCCTCATCAAGGCCGTGAAGGATGCCAAGATCAAGGTTCAGGCCAGCATCCAGGGCGATCAACTGCGTGTGAGCGGCAAGAGCCGCGACGACCTGCAGGAAGTCATCGCCCTCTTCAAGAAGGACGATCAGGGTTTGGACCTGCAGTTCACGAATTACCGAGGATGA